The nucleotide sequence CACCTGCGGGGTTCTCCCACGTGTAGAACATACGGTTGTACGATTGGATCGTCCTGACATTCATCGATCCCTTCTCCCAGAGGTGAATCGAGTAGGGCGTATGATTGACGATGAGCGCTGGGGCATTGCCGTGCGCATAGGCCGACAGCGAGATATAGACACCACCTTCGTTGATCTGCACATCGACGTTTATGCCCCCGTACtagtagaaaaatataaaatacagtTGCAATTTTATGTGAACGCATTTGCAAGTTTCAAGAATTTCCGGAATTCTACCTTATTCTCGAGCTTGAGCAGCGTACTGTGTACGTCGGTATAGATGAACGCTGCGGTTTTTTCGGGATGTCCAGCCACTTTGGCCTTGAGCATCTTATCTTCGAGCGTCGATTGAGGCCAAAGTGCGGTACACTCACCTGGTGGAACCTTCATGAGGGGATCGGCTGGACGATCGGCTTCCTGGCACTCTAAGAGGAAGTCGGCATTGTTGATCAACACGTAGTACGGGGCGAAAGTTATTTGCTTTGTCAACGAGTTGTACGTGAGCTGATTGTGCACACCGATCTGCAAGCAAGATCACGTGAATAAATCAATCCGTTAAGTGACAAAAAAATTAGCAAAATAAACGTCGACATACCTGATAGATCTTGCCGTTGTACTTGCATGACACTACACCTTTGCTACCGGCAACATCGATGGAGAACTTGTCGGACCACTCGCCGTCTTCAACTCTCACCATCGCCTTCTTCTTTCCGAAGAACACCTTCGACCGGAAGGAGAACAGAATCGGGCCCTTGAATGTTTCCGGATGGTACAGGACGTTCAGGTGATCCTCCGTACTCTGAAATTGTTAAAAAAGATATCACGATGACGCTTCATTTTGGTCTAAGAAAAGCCAGATCTTTTGCTCTCGACGAAAGCTGCACGAAAAACTTCCACCTGATTTCAGTGAGTTAGAGCCCCATGATGCTAAGTGAACGACAAGGTATTCTTTAAATGTGGTTAATGCAATACAGCGAACTGAACATTAGACGTGCATGCGACGATTAGTGTAAGCGGCATGCGACAGACATCTGGGTTGCcttatttccttttttattatcattatttattgacgtattttataaacaacaCCACTGAAGGTTCAAAGCATCTTCTCGTGACTGTGAAATAATATTGACCATGAGCAAACACGAAgattatgattaaataaaaaatatgaatcgatgaatcgaaaaaattatatatttcgtCGATCCCCAAGTAGAAGATGAAGATTAGGAGCGAAGGAACGTTAGTCAGAAAAAGAACGGTCACAACGGAAACGTaagaaaaatgaatgaaaGAATAGAGTCAAAGTCACCGAGGGCACCTTCTTCCTTCCGTGTCGTCCGCGTCGTTGGCCAGAACTTATACAAGAAAGACTCTGAAAGATATCTCGTTTACGTATTGTGTCGTTGCGGTATAATTTTTCTTCATATTTATAcacattttaaataataaaacataagGCAGCAAACTCGTGCTTCTCAAGCGGAAACAAAGCTCCTTTGAATCTAGTACAGTATTAGAATAATACGTCAAAAGGGGTTCCAATCCTTTTTAGTTTTTGGTTATTTAGTATCTTTAATTATCCATTATACATTAAAAGACAATATTTATTCACAGGCATGCAGAAGAGAAGGTATAAGTTAGTTTCAGCATTAATTAGATTAAATATAATCTGTTCATGGCATAATTAAAGATACCACAGACTGCTGCTtgtaaacgaaaattaaattgCACCATTAGAactaacatttaaaaaaattaaaaaaaaaaaatctattactTTACATCTATTATAAGCAGTTTACTAAGCTGTTATTGGAATATTTTGAAATCTGATAAAAGTTATACATTCAAGAGTATATACACCctgaaataaaatcaaaattaaaatcttgTCGTGTATAACCCGTTCAGCAAAAATTAAACAAGCTGTCCATCAAGTAAAAAAATCTCGAGTCTAGATTCTACGAGAAGCACGCACAGttgtatattcaataaattcaTCAAGAGTATATACAgctttacaatatataaagTCAGTTTTGTATGATAGTCTCTACCTTGATCGGGCTCGAATGCTCTTTGCCACCTTTACTCGATTTCTGGAAAAATAACGGAAAGTCGTGTAAATGTGAGTCGGGCCGCAAAATCAGCCACTTAGTCGAGCTGGAAATCGCGCAACGAGTGAACGCAAGTATGAAGTTCTGAAAGTGAAAATAGTCGAAGCTTCGCGCTTCGGCTGAACTTGGACACAAGTAAATACATGGATTGTTTTATGGAATGAAGATGTCCAAAGACTGTTAGAGAGGTAACAAGCCAAGATGATCATATAGATAGTAAAAACGGAGCCTGAATCATTTGGCTCTGGCTGTGACTTACTCTGTAAGAGAGCATGAGGCCGGTCTTGTTAAGCATCCAGAAAGGACAGTAGAGGGCCATAATTATTGAACCATGCTTAAATGACGAATGTATGCCTAGGTCCATGATGACTTTCTGCGCACTGTCGAATGACTCAAACGACAAGACCGAAAATTCAGCCGGATTCGACGTTAGTTCTACTCTGCAGGACCAGTCCTTCTCCAAATATTGCGGTAGCTGCaattggaaataaaaaaaaaaaatatgaaattttcttatttcctaattcaaataaaatcGAGTCATTATCAACCAATTAAGCTATTTTAACCCACCTTGATTACGATACTGGAGTTGTTAGGATCGACAGTGGGTATCTGTAAAGTAGTGCTGGCTTCGACGCGTCGTTCTTGGGTATTACCGGGTAGGCAAATGATGATGTCGATGGGCAGGAAATTCTTGAAGTAGATCGACGGATACAGGTGAACGTTATAAATCGTACTAGCCATTGTATGGCGCGATGTGTTTTCAAAGTACACTTGCTCAATTTCTCCTACCACCTGCAACATTTACAAAGAACAAGCAAAAATTAGTGTCCGTTATGGCAATACGTTTGCATTTAACTACACAATCACTACTCATGAGGATTGAAGCCAAGGTTCCTATTGATGGTTCTACTACGGTTCGGTGTATAAATGTTCTCATGGTATTTTTTTGTACAATCACTGGTGAGATTCCTgcatttttattgaattcATTTTATTCGCAACACGTGAATCACTAGCCTTGACCTGGCTGACCTTGTTTTACAGTAAGAGAAAAAACTAGCAAGTATTAGGTACTCAAGCAAATTAAACTCAGCTCCGTCCATCTAGATGAAATGTCAacatttattctcattcacaTCAGCATGTTGTGGCAAGTGTCTGCAACGTGTATTGCATGTGAGGAGTATACCTGCAGGACCGAGGTCGCGGTAGTTTGCACCGTCGGTGCTCTGGCCGCGGGCTCGCCGAGGGCCCAGCAGCGCCGGCGAAGGATGCGCTCGAGCACGCTTAGCAGCGAGCTTAGCGCCTCGCTGCACAGCAGCACGCTCACGAGCACGAGCATCGCGTATAGCGTCTAGAatttgaaagagagaaagagatacgGGAGGAGAGCCACGGCCCTTTGTATGTGATTCGGTGGTTGATGCTGTGTTCGAGTATAGAGTAGGGGGTGCGCTGTACATTCGAGTTAAATAGAATTGTAAACGAATGTTTACCTGTATGTAGAAGGGCTCGATAGTGTCCATCTTGGAACGAGTCTCGCACTTAAGAAGCTTGGTCATGGAAACAGTTTTCTGGAGCTCCTTCCAGACAAACGGCTCGACGGATACCATATAGCTGAAATGTTTactctatataaaaaaaaaaaaactgtattTGCTGATGAGAGTGCAAAGTTACTACTAACCCGTCGATGCTGAAGAACAGCCAGTAGATATTCGTAGTCGTATAGACCGCATCGAGCGGCAAATTCAATTTCTCATCAGGAAGGACTGTACCAACCTTCTCGACCTCGTTACCGCGTTTTGTCATGTAATACACAGAGACCGGCTCGCAGAAGTGGTTGTGCACCTGCAGAACGCTTCGCAGTGTCACGATTGTACTTCCGTCCTCGACAACGACGTCAGAGATTATGCCCCATTCTTCGGAGCCTTCTTTTCGATACTTCAAGGAAAAGAACCGCTTGTCCGCTCTGAGTACCGGAATCTCCAGTTTTCCGTCGATACCCTTAAACTGTCAAATTAAAACCATTATTACATGTACCAATATgtaaccaattttttttagagcaCAAATGAGTTGTACCGATATGACAAACTTGGTGCCTCGATCTTTCACTGTGTCGGCCTTCAACTGTTGCAGAAGGTGAATTTCGGTTTTAATCTTGGAAGCCAACTGGATGGAAGCACCAGACTCAAGTATCACCTCCGCGTAACAAGTATCGTTGCTGTGAACCCTGTTTTCATCCTCTGCTAATTTAAAGTGACTGTGTTCTAAATCTAAAGTCATAGGTAAGCcagtttcatttttcagaatatAAGGAGCAACTTTCTTGGTCGATGTCTTGTTTCCAACCTCCATGGCATTCGAAAAAGCATTGCCAAGTTGTTTCAGCACATCAAGACACGTTTTCGTTACAGTGACCTCGAGATTTTCAGAGGACGTAATGTCGATGGACATTCTTGACTTTTGATGGAACTCGTCTGGTTCAATCTCGGATACAGGGCTGAGTGCACTTAGCGCCGTGTCTACAGAAATATCGTTGAATTGAATCTTAGTTTTCAATTCCCAAGGAGAGGAAGAGCGTTTTCCATTGTTCATTGCCTCCATTGGCTCGATTAGAGGCTCCCACAGTGCAAGTCTACTGTTGTAGTATGCCATCACCAAGGACATTGTCGATTCAATGCTCATCTGAATTGTACAATACAAAATCAATAATCTAAGGTTTCATTAGTCAAACTAGCATACAATGAACCAATTAATACCGTGTTTGTGCTCCAATCGTGAACGTTGCTTTGGAAGCCAAGATGCAAAAGCAGCATTGGAAGAGTTTTGTTACCAATACCAGCTTCGAGTGTCAGTAAAATCGTGGGTGCCGACACCATTGCGAGCTCGGGTTTGTAGACCACTGCTCGAGTTTCTTCGTCATCGGAGAACTGGAGATCCTCGCTCGCTTCCATACCAACCTCTGgggatttttcaaaaaattagaATTCTAGAATTCTGTTTAGatttaaaaacaagattacCTGTTTTCAAGAACCAATAATCTGTCTCCTTAAAAGGTGTTATAATCCAAAGACCTTCATGACTTGGTTCAAGTTTCTTGACTTCTtgttcctcttcttttttggTTACTGTTTGCACCACTcgatttaatatttcaatgaCACCTGGCGATACGGATATGTGAATGTCCGTGCTGCAAATATCAACGTGTAAACCCTTGCCCTCAGGAGTCGATCCTGCGATGCTAATGCTGGTTGGTCTCAGCACCTGATAGATCCAGTCTGATCTCTTTGCTGGATTATAAATACCGGCGAGAATCGATAAATCTTTTATGGAACCGTTGATAACTTGGTGGTCACCCATCAGTCGAACTTTCAGTAGTATCTCGGTCTAGGCAAAGCATATTTAAATAGCAATCGAAACAAACTATGAGAAGATAAGGTAGCCACTCCGAAAGTAAATATAACTTACATTTAAAACAATGCAATTAGAGTCGATGTCGTCCATGTCCTCCAGCAAAATAATATCTGGTTTTTCGATATGCAAATTTATTGTCATCATTGTATCCGGTTGAGCAGGAGCGGGTTGAGCTACTTTCTTCTTTGCAGCCTGTTCTAACTGTGTTTTCTGTGAAGCTTGTAGGGTGGATTGTTGTGTAGGCTGAGGTCCAGAGTTGAAAAAATCCTTGATCTTCATGAGGTAGTCTAGAGAGACTATTATACTAAAGGAGAATACGCGAACGTCCGctaagaaaatagaaaataatatttaatactaaattaaattacataGATTTTACTAGCTACACCAGCCCCTACTGAAAAGCATTTACTTACCAAACATATCGTTTGGTCCTTTCCTGACTGTAACATCCAGCATGCTTCTGACCGGTTTTACACCAGCCTCATCTTGTCCCAAGTTTTCCAACTTGGGCACTTCGGTAGTTCGTTCCATGATTCTGACAAGTGAGCCCTGTCGATTGTGTCTCGTGTCATCGAGTGTACAGTTCATCAACAGAATCGAGGTTGCCAGAAGACCATCCGTGAACATCCGCCCTTTCAACGCTAGATAGGTGAGACCAAACTTGGCCAGACTGTTCTCTGGCAAATGTAGAGGAGAGTTTTGAGTTTTTAGCTGTAACACAAGCgaatttttttcgttaaatCTAGAAACTTAGATAGTATAAACTATAAAAAGCAACTAGAATCACCATTTTAGATCCTCCGGTGAAGAGTTCAATGACGAGACTATccattataaattcaaatttgataGTAGTTTGTACAGTACGTTGCTCTTGAAGATCACTACTTGTTGCCGATTCCTTGACAACCTCTACGTCTGCTTTGACTATAAATCGAatcaatatttatatagattCATCTGTTTTTACGGACAATTTAAACCAAATATTTGAGTAGTCTTACACGTCGTTGTCTTGTTAGGCTCCTCAGCAATACTCTTCCGGTCAACTTTAGCTACAGATTGTGTTGTGACAGCAGCACCATCCTCAAAGCTCTCGCCAAGATTTTCGCTAAGAGTCGACATGATCATCGCGTAATCTTCCTGATTAAGCAGCACATCAATGCGTTTCAACCTACCGGACATTTCGATATCCGGTATTGCGCGGAACCAGGCCGTCGACAGGTTACGCTTTATCTGCAAAATGAAGCTTACTGGCTGGAGAAGCAACACCTCATTCTCTACTGTGAATTTGTCCTTGTTTAGTCGTACCCTTTGAATGTATTATATTTGATCTTGTTATTAAAATCATCTTgagattattaaaataattaatcacATTGTCAAATACCTGGACAACTTAAGGTTTTGTAACTCGATGTTCATTTCATCAACTATAGGATACTCGCCTGACTCGGTATCTACCTCCAGCTTGCGCAGTACGTTGCTAACTGTGAGGTTACCCATGTCTAACATTAGGCAATGCTCACTTGTCGAATTCAATGGCACGTATATCACCGGAGcctttggaaaaaaaaatcaaagtcattaggaaatattaataaacgatattaaatattttcaaggTCAATAACCTTCAGTTTTACGGATAGCTCGATCTTGGTAGCCCGTTCGTGCACGTCTTTAATGTTTGTCTTGGCTGCCtcggcagctgctgctgacgCTTCAGCTATGGCTAATTGTGCAGCTTGGAAGTTATTCAGGAAATTCTGTTAATCGAACAAATTATTCCATTGCATTATCATAATAGTCTTTGTAATTGTCCCTAGTTGAAAATTAGCTTCACATTACCATGACTGTTGTAACAAAAGCATTCAAGAAGACAATACGATGGCAACCCATTGTGATAGTGATCGACATATTGTTCTTGTCCGAGTCATCTGGTTCGAGATTGTTCATTATTGCTTCGATCTGAAGAGACTCCGAACCGTCAACTGCCACgatctgaaaaattgattctttggtaaaaaaattaattacaagATGATGGTGATAATGCATTAACGTCTAAATAATATACGTACATTCTTGTATATGGACATTGCATATAGATCTTTGATATTTATGGAGCTCAGTTGGACGTTAGCTTTCGAGTGTGAGGCTTTCATAATATAACCGGCTGTGATGCCTTCGATATAAAAGGCACTAATATCTCGGAAATCGTTTGCCATCTTTATACTGATAGTACCAAATTTCGCAGTGACTTTTAAATCCACGACCTCTACTTGAGCTTTTTTTCGacctatttttttattttgattttaatgtaGAATTGCAAGCTTGTTTTTGTATCTACATGACCCATGCATTCATTATATTACTAGAGCTACTTACGAGATTTTCCCCtttgtttttgaatttgtTCTTTAATAAACATTGAAGTGTCCTCTTGAATAGTCGTTAAATGGCCAACTCTGTCAACTTGCTGTTCTTTCTTCGTTTCTTTCAATGTTGTAGTGGCAGCACTAATATTGTCCTAAAGAATTGTGGAAATTAAATAGGTTGATACATCGGTtcttatttgcaagatatttacttgaatatttgataaaaattgaagaacATTGATCAAGGCTTCTTGGTGCAGTAAAACATCGAGTGTCGTAAATTCAAGCTGCAGCAAGTTTACGACAGATCCTTGTCTGACAAACTCGGGTGACCGTTTATTCATCTAGAAAAAgatgataatgataataatgcTAAAAAGTTTTTGCGATTAAATCATGACATGGCGCACTTCAGACAAAAATACTTACgttaataaattgaataacaaTAAGATATTCGTCACTTCCCAAGGACATTGGTGTATTTATCATAAAGATTTCTCCGGTGTCGTGATGCTGCTTTACTTGAACACCTCCAAGCCTTAGCATGACTTCTTGATTAAAAGTTCTTTGCATTAGTTCCGCCTCCAACTGTAGTAGCTCGAATCTAATGAAAGGAGAGATTTTGGCTTCCTCTTCTTGCTTGGATATCATCAAAGTGAGTTCTGTATAAAGCATTACAATGAGTTGCTGATCAAGTGCTTCGAACAATAATCcaagaatttttgaaaatatatcatacCTTTCATAACGAATTTGGCTTCCAAATCGGTCGTTTGCTTCATTGAACTCGAGACttgttcttgttttttttctattagtGATGGAAGATTTGTCAACTCTTTGAACAATGACATTTGAGATACCGATTTAGACtgaaaaaagttttgttttcgatttacataaATTAACTATTCTCTGATAGTctattgcaatttttttaactaacCAATGAGGCTTGTGTAAGTTCTGCCGGTACATCGTCTTCCGGCAATGGAATGCTTTGCACGATAGCGAGGCCTTCGAGTAAACGTTTTTCAGTTATGTTTATCGCCACAGATGGTAAATGACCCATAAGTCTAGTCTTTGGTAAGAGTGGGTCGTCAGCAATAAGACATTTGTGGAACTGTACTTCCAATGTCGTTGGTTGCAAAACTTTGATTGGACTGACTGTGTTTGTCAGTGCATCTCGCCAATCTTCATTCGCCAACGAAATAAGGGCCTAATATTAAAACACATTTGCGTGAATGTATTAATTATATGCTTGTAGGAGAAATTAGAATAAGGAATACAACGTACTTGAAAAttaacaattttcaaaacaaatcTGTCATAACTGTATTCTCGTAGGTGCGTCAAAATGTCTTCCTCAGTTTTTCCCATGCTAACCAACTGCTTGACGCTCAAGTGAGCAGCATCATTCTTTGGTTTTTCCAGCGAGTGTACTTTCAAACTACCAAGATTTATTACGATCAAGGATTCGTTTTTGTTGTAGAATCCACCATAGGGTACAATTAGCTGCGACGCTTGCAAATCAATCTGAATGTCTAGGGCGGCGTGCTTTTGTATCGCGTATTCCAAGCCCAAAGCAGAAGCTTGTTTCAAGCTGTCGAGACGTTCTGCAGCAACAGCTTGTAATCTATTAATTGatcaaatgtaaataaaaacacTAGTAGCAATAGTAGTATATGGGGACTCGGTAGCGGTAGTGTACTTACTGGTTCAGGGTTGATGGGTTTTGTACTTTAAATAGTTTTACAAGTTCGATTATAGTCTGAGCATCGTAGACTAGGTGCACTGAACTAGACTTGACGATAATTCTATCACCACACAACTTGTCGAGAGGATTCTTCTCATACGATACGGAAAACAATCCGTTTTCGGAACCAACCTCCTTGTCCGAATTAAAAAGCGAAGGCACTTGCTCTCTCTGTTTGACCCCAAGCAACTTCAAATCACTTATCGAAGCTGTCACTCTGAAAGCAGAATCGTCGTTATTCGTTgcaagtatttttgttttttttttttgtttcgagaacaattaaaaaatatttaagcaCTAACAAAATTGCGTTAGCCGATGGTCTAGATTTGAAGCCAGCTTTCACCCCATTAAATTGCAAATCTAGAACTTCAGGGTGCTCTTTGTCGGTGTCTAGCAGCAAAATTTGCAATCCATGCAAAAAGAACCTAGTATCAATCATTTCATAGGTTTCGGGATAGTGAGCTGGTACGCTATTCTCTTGGTAGTCTATAGCTCTGTAAAGTTTTTCCTTCTCTTGTGGCGTCATTGCCTCTTCAAACTTTTTCACTAGAATGTAGATTGAAGTTTAGGATTTTCATTGATTCATAGATTAACAAGTACAAAACTTACTGATAGCTGCAGCTGTATTCATTTCCTGAACCTCCTCTTGTCGCGGCGTTCCCCACAAGAAGCCGAACCAACCCTGTTTTGCCTTGAAATCCTTCTCTTTTTCTGCCAATCTTTCAACCTACAATTATTAGCACATATTAACTGcattcttatattttttttgtcttaATAAATTCAACTACCCACCTCCATTTCAATTTGTTGACGAATGATGATGAGATTAAAGATATCCAACTTCTGTTCGTGCTCCGTTAGCTGCTTCTCCAAATCGAGCGAAGGTTTCTTGGTAGTAAGCTTGGTTTGATAGGCCTTAGCGTAACTTCGGCACGTATCCCTATGGCATCTCATATGATTCCAGTCCCAATTATTCTGCGCCCGTCTTACCTGTTCCTCTAGAACGCATGTGTACGCGAAACGCCAccttttgaaattaaaaagaaatttgattaaaaacaataatttggAAAACTTGCGCGAGATTATTTACCATTCTTTATAGTGTCCGCGATAGGACGTCAAATTGGGCCGATATTTTCTGTATGGGGCAGCATTACGAGCCTGTTCCAGACCTTCGCCCATTTGCATAAGAGTCTGATATTGCTTCTTGGACAGTCCAACTCGCAGTTTCTGCATTTCCAAGTCCAGGAAAACTTTTGGTATCGTGTAATTACTGCCGTCAGTTTCCGGCTTGGGATTAAGCTTTAACTTGGCCTTTACATTTATTGGACCCAGTACTAGCATGACGgataattgattaattttactGGCAACATGTGTTAACTTGTATTTTTGAAAAGTGGAAACTTACAGTATTGATAATCTTCAGGTACAAAATCAGCAGTAGCAATGCTTTCAGCAAATATTTTCAAGTACATGTCTTTGGGCTCTATGCTAAATTGCTTTGGTGATGGATTCAAGTACACAGCAAAACCATCCATTGTGCATAGCTGGAATGAATAATCAATCAAGAGTAATTTTTCGTAAGTATACTCTGCACTttgaataaaatcaaatagcTTACcttgaaaatttgttgaatGGCATACATGTCTTTCAAGTTACCAGTTGA is from Nasonia vitripennis strain AsymCx chromosome 1, Nvit_psr_1.1, whole genome shotgun sequence and encodes:
- the LOC100120230 gene encoding vacuolar protein sorting-associated protein 13 isoform X6, with the protein product MVFESIVTELLNKVLGEYIQNLDYKQLKLSLWGGDVVLKDLMIKESALDMLDLPIKLEYGRLGKLVLKIPFKDMWNGQIDAIVEELFVLVVPTSQVKYDAEKEAKAQLEAKHAEIARVEKNKQLADMKNQEKVDDSMMEKLIARMIKNIHVEINRIHVRYEDHVSFKDHPFSVGFTLNRFALESCDNTWSSTGNLKDMYAIQQIFKLCTMDGFAVYLNPSPKQFSIEPKDMYLKIFAESIATADFVPEDYQYLLGPINVKAKLKLNPKPETDGSNYTIPKVFLDLEMQKLRVGLSKKQYQTLMQMGEGLEQARNAAPYRKYRPNLTSYRGHYKEWWRFAYTCVLEEQVRRAQNNWDWNHMRCHRDTCRSYAKAYQTKLTTKKPSLDLEKQLTEHEQKLDIFNLIIIRQQIEMEVERLAEKEKDFKAKQGWFGFLWGTPRQEEVQEMNTAAAIMKKFEEAMTPQEKEKLYRAIDYQENSVPAHYPETYEMIDTRFFLHGLQILLLDTDKEHPEVLDLQFNGVKAGFKSRPSANAILVTASISDLKLLGVKQREQVPSLFNSDKEVGSENGLFSVSYEKNPLDKLCGDRIIVKSSSVHLVYDAQTIIELVKLFKVQNPSTLNQLQAVAAERLDSLKQASALGLEYAIQKHAALDIQIDLQASQLIVPYGGFYNKNESLIVINLGSLKVHSLEKPKNDAAHLSVKQLVSMGKTEEDILTHLREYSYDRFVLKIVNFQALISLANEDWRDALTNTVSPIKVLQPTTLEVQFHKCLIADDPLLPKTRLMGHLPSVAINITEKRLLEGLAIVQSIPLPEDDVPAELTQASLSKSVSQMSLFKELTNLPSLIEKKQEQVSSSMKQTTDLEAKFVMKELTLMISKQEEEAKISPFIRFELLQLEAELMQRTFNQEVMLRLGGVQVKQHHDTGEIFMINTPMSLGSDEYLIVIQFINMNKRSPEFVRQGSVVNLLQLEFTTLDVLLHQEALINVLQFLSNIQDNISAATTTLKETKKEQQVDRVGHLTTIQEDTSMFIKEQIQKQRGKSRRKKAQVEVVDLKVTAKFGTISIKMANDFRDISAFYIEGITAGYIMKASHSKANVQLSSINIKDLYAMSIYKNIVAVDGSESLQIEAIMNNLEPDDSDKNNMSITITMGCHRIVFLNAFVTTVMNFLNNFQAAQLAIAEASAAAAEAAKTNIKDVHERATKIELSVKLKAPVIYVPLNSTSEHCLMLDMGNLTVSNVLRKLEVDTESGEYPIVDEMNIELQNLKLSRVRLNKDKFTVENEVLLLQPVSFILQIKRNLSTAWFRAIPDIEMSGRLKRIDVLLNQEDYAMIMSTLSENLGESFEDGAAVTTQSVAKVDRKSIAEEPNKTTTFKADVEVVKESATSSDLQEQRTVQTTIKFEFIMDSLVIELFTGGSKMLKTQNSPLHLPENSLAKFGLTYLALKGRMFTDGLLATSILLMNCTLDDTRHNRQGSLVRIMERTTEVPKLENLGQDEAGVKPVRSMLDVTVRKGPNDMFADVRVFSFSIIVSLDYLMKIKDFFNSGPQPTQQSTLQASQKTQLEQAAKKKVAQPAPAQPDTMMTINLHIEKPDIILLEDMDDIDSNCIVLNTEILLKVRLMGDHQVINGSIKDLSILAGIYNPAKRSDWIYQVLRPTSISIAGSTPEGKGLHVDICSTDIHISVSPGVIEILNRVVQTVTKKEEEQEVKKLEPSHEGLWIITPFKETDYWFLKTEVGMEASEDLQFSDDEETRAVVYKPELAMVSAPTILLTLEAGIGNKTLPMLLLHLGFQSNVHDWSTNTMSIESTMSLVMAYYNSRLALWEPLIEPMEAMNNGKRSSSPWELKTKIQFNDISVDTALSALSPVSEIEPDEFHQKSRMSIDITSSENLEVTVTKTCLDVLKQLGNAFSNAMEVGNKTSTKKVAPYILKNETGLPMTLDLEHSHFKLAEDENRVHSNDTCYAEVILESGASIQLASKIKTEIHLLQQLKADTVKDRGTKFVISFKGIDGKLEIPVLRADKRFFSLKYRKEGSEEWGIISDVVVEDGSTIVTLRSVLQVHNHFCEPVSVYYMTKRGNEVEKVGTVLPDEKLNLPLDAVYTTTNIYWLFFSIDGYMVSVEPFVWKELQKTVSMTKLLKCETRSKMDTIEPFYIQVVGEIEQVYFENTSRHTMASTIYNVHLYPSIYFKNFLPIDIIICLPGNTQERRVEASTTLQIPTVDPNNSSIVIKLPQYLEKDWSCRVELTSNPAEFSVLSFESFDSAQKVIMDLGIHSSFKHGSIIMALYCPFWMLNKTGLMLSYRKSSKGGKEHSSPIKSTEDHLNVLYHPETFKGPILFSFRSKVFFGKKKAMVRVEDGEWSDKFSIDVAGSKGVVSCKYNGKIYQIGVHNQLTYNSLTKQITFAPYYVLINNADFLLECQEADRPADPLMKVPPGECTALWPQSTLEDKMLKAKVAGHPEKTAAFIYTDVHSTLLKLENKYGGINVDVQINEGGVYISLSAYAHGNAPALIVNHTPYSIHLWEKGSMNVRTIQSYNRMFYTWENPAGARLLVWEDGNKKEIADNLRKDNLGAFVIPDVDQEVYYVSFLDGIQRVLLFTSNLKIAEDCQLVGDLEIVDQDITMSIHGVGLSLVNNINKSELLYLCIASSGIIWETRKTMTSRWRALNNREVALVEEGYQRYLRELQVDKETAYRVALEPKFEVDYLNLEMLRPHRRYMRRTFQTGLWVQYRTSVHQVQLHAKINRLQIDNQLTDCIFPVILAPVPPPKSVSQSSVMKPFAELSMVKRLLEHSSVQQFRYFKVLIQEFHVKVDLAFISALMLLFESDEANDTQESELFKTDMKLVDEPLIHHVNLITTAEQKNFFDLLHFSPLKIHISFSMTGSGSGPSAVPQILNVLLQGIGVTITDINDIVFKLAYFERDYVFMTHNQLVSEATSHYTGQAIKQLYVLVLGLDVIGNPYGLVVGAMKGVEDLFYEPFQGAIQGPGEFAEGLLLGVRSMLGHTVGGMAGAVSKITGAMGKGLAALTFDKDYQRKRQEQLNKQPANLQEGLARSGKGLVMGVVDGISGVVMKPYSGAKEEGVEGFFKGFGKGMVGLVTRPTAGIVDFASGSFGAVRRATDMSEEAKRVRPPRFLQPDSLVRPYIRDEAEGNKILCELEKGKYANTDIYYFHLYLNRDVLLLTDKRIAYLEHCDLFGGWKVDWSYTWQEIDPPPIMVDKGIQINIKTARKKLGGFFGNSDATKVLLIPDLQTKQLLCGKMQEQLRQYEV